TGCAGCCGTGCGTATCGCCTGTCACTGAGCAGAGGGCCGAGCAGCACGGTGTTCGACACGCCCGCCTCAGCGACGATCCTGCCGAACCGCGTGAAGACGGCCACCACGGCGAGGTAGCCGTAGTCGGCGGGCGAAAGCAATCGCGCCAGAACAATGGTGACGGGCCACGTGACGAGTAGCGATGCCCAACGAGACGCAACGATCCAGAACGTGCCATTGAGCACACGTCGTTCGACCTCCGCAGAATCGTGCTCGTCGCGCCTGATCAGCCCTCCCTGCACTCCCGCCGGACTATCGCTCACGATACTGGGGCAATACCGAGCGAGATGCGCCTGCTGCGCTGAAACCACTTCGTGGCTGAACGTTTCGGAATGCGAGCTGCGCCCGCGCGGTTCCGCTTGCTGAGGGAGCCCGGGACGCGCTTGCCCGGAGCAACTGCTCCGTCATCGCCGCAATGCCAATCATCCCCCAGAGGATGTAGCTGTATCCGTGAGAGAGGAATACGATCGCGGTGCCGTATGCCGCCAGCGCCGCCAGCAGCTCGGGCCGATGCACCTTCTTCTTCCAGTGCCAGAGCGTGGCCGCATTGCGCGCACCGCGCCAGAGCAGTGCCAGCAGCAGCATGCCACCCACCATTCCGAGCTCGGCAAACACCTGCACGTAGGTATTATGGGCCGTGTGCCACGCGCCCCGCGTGCCTTGCTCGCGGAAATCCTCACCAACCTGCACTTCGAAGGTGCCGGCGCCGATCCCGACGACGGGGTTCTTCAGTGCGAACACCACGCCGCGCTTCCAGAGGTATACACGCCCCGAATTGCTCGTGGTGTTGTAGTCGTCTTCCAGAGCGAATAATGACGCCGCGCGTTCGCGCGTCACGGGCGGAACGAGCGGCCAACTCAGCGGGCCGATGATCACGATCGCCACCAGGATCATCATGAACTTGCGGGGCCGGTAGGCGAGGGTGAAAACCAGCAGCCCCACCGCGAGCCCGATCAATGCGCCGCGCGAGCCGGTTTTCATCATGACCGTCAGAAGCACCACAGCGGACAGCGCGGACACCAACCTCGCAACGGTCGTCCCACGCGTACTCGCACCAACCGCGAACAGGAACATGGTCGCGAACAGCGCACCGAGGTCATTGGGGTCGTAGCTGCCGCGTGATGTCATACGACTGCCCTCGACCACGTCTCCTTGAAGTGCGAGTGCAATACCGAACAGCGCCGCAATCCACGCGGCAAGCCGTATCACGCGGTCGAAATCCGTCAGCCGGGGCGTGGTGAGACCGAGCAGCGCAACGAGAATCAACGCCCACGGCACCGTCATCATCGTTTCGACCGACTGCCCTCTCCAGATTGAGAACGGTACGGACAGCCCGATACAGACGGAATATGCAACGGCCAGTCTCAACGTCACGTTTGACCACACGGACTGCCACGCCGCACGTCCCGACTTCGACAGGTGCATGAACAGCAGCAGCAGCGAGAGGGTTAACACCGGCTTCAAGCGCTGAAGCGGGCCCAGAAACTCCGATGCCCGGATCATGATGAACGCGAGCGCGAGCACCGAGGCGATCCACGACGCAGTCCAGTAGCCCGCGTACGGTGACCGCGGGCGATGGGCTCCGGCCCGTGACGCCTGTGGGTACGGCGCGACTGCGGCGGCTGCGCCGTTCACCGGCTGACACTCACGGCAAAGTCAATCTCTGGGGGAGGAACGAGGCGTCGACGAGGCGCGTCCTTCCCCGTGCTGCGATACCAGGTGACCGTCTGCCGCAGGGCATCTCGCAAGGAGACTTCCGGGGAGAATCCCGAATCGAGCGCTTTGCGAGCACTGAACTGAGTCTGGTCCACGGCCATCTTCCGAATGCGCGCTCTGGTGACCGGCAGTGTTTTCCCGGTCAACGAAGCGATCACCTCGATGGGCCTTGCCAGCAGCAACGCCAGCTGCAAGGGCAGTCGCACAGGTGGAATCCGGCGCCCGAGCGCATCTGCGAGTTCTCGAGCAATGTCGCTGCTCGTGAGGTCCGGAGTCTCCACCCAATTGAATTCCTCTACGCCGGAGCCATGCCTGGCCCAGGCATACAGCGTGAAGGAAACCAGGTTGTGCACGTACGACAGACTCTTGATGTTCTTCGATTCGCCAACCTGCAGGTAGAGACCGGCGTCAATCTGGCGGATCAGCGAGAACATGTTGGCGAAATTCTCAGGGCCGAACGTTACCGTCGGTCTGATGATGAGCGCGTCTATCGTGCCGTTCGCGGCAGCGCTGCGCAACAACTTCTCGGCCGCCAGCTTGCTCGCGCCATACGCGCCGCTGGGCTGCGGTTCATGCGTTTCGGTGCGGGAAACGTCCGCTTCACCGTATACCGCGGCCGACGAGAAGAAGCAGATCCGGCGGAGCTGCCGGGCAGCCATCACCTCGATCAGCAGCGACGTCGACCCTTCGTTCACTCCAAAATAGGTATCGCGCGAGATGCCGCTGTCGTGGTGCGCGGCAGCCAGGTGCAGCACCGACGAGCAACCTTCGATCGCCGCGTCGATTGCGAGTGAATTCCGAACGTCCCCGCGTACGAACCGCTCGGGCTGCAGCGAAGCGCTCGGCGCATGCAGGTCGAGAATAACGTACCGCTGTCCCATCCGCTGCAATTGTGCACAGAGATGCGTCCCAATGAAGCCGGACCCACCGGTGACGAGAATGCAGTCGGCAGAAGAGAAACCGCGATCTTCGGACTTACCCTCGCTCACGAGGCCTTCTCAGAAGGGCTGGAGGGCATCGCTTTCCGAACCTCCGCTACGAGCTCCGGCACCAACGTCTTACTGAGCTCGTCGGCCTTGGCAATCGACTGTTTCAGGTCCGCATCGCTACGACCGGTAATCGGGACCACGATCCGAACCAGAGCCTCTTCGGTGCGCCCGTAGAGAGCCGCATCACGCATCAAGTTCCACTTTACCACGTACTCACTGGACTCCACGCGGCCGCGACCCTGATACCAATAGTACACCAGCGCGCGAACACCCTTGTTGGCAAGAAGTACCCGATTCACGGTGGCATCAGGTGACGCCGCCCCTAATGGAAGGCGGGCAGTCTCCATGATCTCCCAGCCTGCGCCGGGTAGGCAGTTCTTGGGTGAATGAATTGACTTTCCCTGAACCTGTCGATCGTAGTAGCCAACGTACACGCTGAATGCAGCAGCAGAATCCGGACCAAAGGAGCGCATAACGTAGTCAGTCATTCCAGCGACTTTGCGCTCCTCTTCAGGTACGACAAGGTCAGTTGAAGGCAAGCCGAAGTACGCCTTGGAGATCTTGGTCATTGGCGTCCGAGGCTCGACTGCATGCTGTTCGCGCATACCGGAGATCAGGAGGACGCCGGCGCCGAGAACGACAACAGGAAAAAGATTGAGGAAACGCATCAGACGGTACTCTGATAGCGGCGAAGCACCTTGGCCTCTACCGAACCAAGCAGCCACGCCACGCCGGCCGTTATCACGAACGCCGCGCCAAACATCATCATGCCTTCGCTGGTGTGCATAAAGCCCTCCCCCATTTCCGGGCTCACGAACAAGACTAAGAATCCGGTCAGGAAGATACGAAAGCCGTTGATTGCGATCGCGATCGGAATCGCGACGAGAATCAGCAGCAACCGCGTTGGCCATTTCTGCAGGAACATCGCACCGAGCAAGACTCCGAGGCTGAGCAATGCTGTGAGCGAACGAAGCCCGCTGCACGCTTCGGCAACAAACAGTTCCTGACCCGGAATACGAATCACGTTGCCATTCATCATCACCGGGATATCGCGCCACTTGAGCAACCCCGCGCCGATCTTCGACGCCATGAACTGCAGCGGCAACGCCACCGTGTTCAGAATCACTTCCGGGATCGGAATCGACAGCGCCGTGAGCGTGAACGGCAGCCACCAATGCAGCAGCTGCCTGAACCCGGCGTACCACACCGTAAGCCCCGCCAGCGCCATCAGCATCGAGCCGCGCATCACGAACAGTTCGGCCGCGAGATCGGCCGCATAGCGGAACAGCACCGCGAAGATCAGAATCGCCGCACCAAGTACACGCTGCGGCTTCGAGCCTTCCACGATGCCGCTCTTCCAGGCGAAGTACAGCGATAGCGGCGCCAGCAGCAGGCCGTGGCCCGAGTTGGGGTCGTTCCACCACGCGTCGAACATCAGCGTGGCCGGCTTCGCAAAGAGCAGCACGAACATCACCGCCGTGAGCGCATACGATGCGAGCTCCACGGGGGCGCGTTCCTTCATCGACGCGAGCACGTCGCGAGGCATGAAGGCTGGGGATGACGGGGCTGGAATAGTCACGGTCGATTCAAGATGAGAGGCAATTCAGGGACGCGCGGGAGGCACCGACTGTCACACGCGCGGCACGCCCACTGATCGCCGAGCCTTTGACGAGTTACCCCGCCACCAGCGTCGACGTCCACCGGGCACCATCGGCCACCCGCCCCGCCCGCTCAGCGTACTCGTCGAGCTGGTCGGGCAACAGCTTCCCTACCCCGAAGTATGTCGATTCGGGCCGCCAGAAGTACCACCCGCTCACGCTCGCCCCAGGCATCATGGCGAAGCTCTCGGTCAGCACAATGCCGGTCCGCTCTTCGGCCTCCGCTACTGCGAAGAGCGTGCCCTTCTCGCGGTGATCCGGGCAGGCCGGATACCCTGGCGCCGGTCGGATGCCTTGGTACTTCTCATGGATGAGACCGGCGTTGTCGAGCGCTTCGTTCGGGGCGTATCCCCAAAACTCCCGCCGCACCCGCTCGTGCAACCGTTCGGCAAAGGCCTCGGCCAGTCGATCAGCCAGCGCCTTGGCCAGGATCGAGCTGTAGTCGTCGTGATCGGCCTCGAACTCCGCCACCAAGCTCTCCAGCCCGTGTCCCGTGGTCACGGCGAACGCTCCCATATAGTCGGGTACGCCGCTTTCCTTCGGCGCCACGAAATCGGAGAGGCAGTAGTTCGGTCGGCCGTCACCCTTCTTGTCGAGCTGCTGGCGAAGCATGTGTAGCGTGGCCACAACAGTACCGCAGTCTTCGCCGCTGTAGAGCTCGATATCGTCACCGACCGCGTTGGCCGGCCAGAATCCGAAGCTCGCCCGCGCCTCCAAGCGCTTTTCGCGTACGATCCGGTCCAGCATAGACCGCGCATCGGCGTATAGCGACCGCGCCGTTTCGCCCACGATGGGATCGGTGAGAATCGCGGGATAGTGCCCGGCCAGCTCCCACGTCTGGAAGAAGGGCGTCCAGTCGATGTACGGCACCAGATCTTCGAGCGGGTACTCCAACAGCGTGCGCGGCCCCGTGAACGTGGGCACCGGCACCGGCACCGTGAGATCGATCTTCGCCCGGTTGGCCCGCGCAGCCGCAATGCTCACCAAGCGTTCAGCCCCGCCACGCGCGGCACGGGCCACGCGCAGCTCCTCGTATTCCTTGCGCACGCCCGCGGCGTAGTCGGCCTTTCGCTCGTCACTCAGCAACGCGCTGGTCACACCCACCGCGCGAGACGCATCGAGCACGTGCACCACGGGCCCTGAATACGACGGCTCGATTTTGAGCGCCGTATGCGCCTTGCTGGTGGTCGCACCACCGATCAACAGCGGCAGCGTGAAGCCCTGACGTTCCATCTCGCTGGCCACAAACGTCATCTCTTCCAGCGACGGCGTAATAAGTCCCGACAAGCCGATCACGTCGGCATTCACTTCGCGCGCCTTGTCGAGAATAGCGGCGCATGATTGCATCACGCCCATGTCGACCACTTCGTAGCCGTTACACTGCAGCACCACGCCCACGATGTTCTTGCCGATGTCGTGCACGTCGCCCTTCACCGTGGCCATGAGCACGCGACCAGCGGGTTTGCTGTCCACGGTTTTCAGTGCTTCGATAAACGGGATGAGATGCGCCACGGCCTTCTTCATCACGCGCGCGCTCTTCACCACCTGAGGCAGGAACAGCTTGCCGGCGCCGAAGAGATCGCCGACCACGTTCATCCCGCGCATGAGCGGGCCTTCGATCACTTCGATGGGATGCGACGAGGCAAGGCGCGCTTCCTCTGTGTCTTCCACCACGAACGCATCAATGCCGCGCACCAACGCATGTGCGATGCGCTCCTCGATGGGAAGCGAGCGCCATGCGAGATCTTCCGTTTGCTTGGCGCGTCCCTTGGCCTGATCGGCCACTTCCAGCAGGCGCTCGGTGGAATCCGCTCGGCGCGCGA
The window above is part of the Gemmatimonas sp. genome. Proteins encoded here:
- a CDS encoding exosortase C-terminal domain/associated protein EpsI: MRFLNLFPVVVLGAGVLLISGMREQHAVEPRTPMTKISKAYFGLPSTDLVVPEEERKVAGMTDYVMRSFGPDSAAAFSVYVGYYDRQVQGKSIHSPKNCLPGAGWEIMETARLPLGAASPDATVNRVLLANKGVRALVYYWYQGRGRVESSEYVVKWNLMRDAALYGRTEEALVRIVVPITGRSDADLKQSIAKADELSKTLVPELVAEVRKAMPSSPSEKAS
- a CDS encoding NAD-dependent epimerase/dehydratase family protein — translated: MSEGKSEDRGFSSADCILVTGGSGFIGTHLCAQLQRMGQRYVILDLHAPSASLQPERFVRGDVRNSLAIDAAIEGCSSVLHLAAAHHDSGISRDTYFGVNEGSTSLLIEVMAARQLRRICFFSSAAVYGEADVSRTETHEPQPSGAYGASKLAAEKLLRSAAANGTIDALIIRPTVTFGPENFANMFSLIRQIDAGLYLQVGESKNIKSLSYVHNLVSFTLYAWARHGSGVEEFNWVETPDLTSSDIARELADALGRRIPPVRLPLQLALLLARPIEVIASLTGKTLPVTRARIRKMAVDQTQFSARKALDSGFSPEVSLRDALRQTVTWYRSTGKDAPRRRLVPPPEIDFAVSVSR
- a CDS encoding O-antigen ligase family protein — translated: MNGAAAAVAPYPQASRAGAHRPRSPYAGYWTASWIASVLALAFIMIRASEFLGPLQRLKPVLTLSLLLLFMHLSKSGRAAWQSVWSNVTLRLAVAYSVCIGLSVPFSIWRGQSVETMMTVPWALILVALLGLTTPRLTDFDRVIRLAAWIAALFGIALALQGDVVEGSRMTSRGSYDPNDLGALFATMFLFAVGASTRGTTVARLVSALSAVVLLTVMMKTGSRGALIGLAVGLLVFTLAYRPRKFMMILVAIVIIGPLSWPLVPPVTRERAASLFALEDDYNTTSNSGRVYLWKRGVVFALKNPVVGIGAGTFEVQVGEDFREQGTRGAWHTAHNTYVQVFAELGMVGGMLLLALLWRGARNAATLWHWKKKVHRPELLAALAAYGTAIVFLSHGYSYILWGMIGIAAMTEQLLRASASRAPSASGTARAQLAFRNVQPRSGFSAAGASRSVLPQYRER
- a CDS encoding exosortase/archaeosortase family protein codes for the protein MPRDVLASMKERAPVELASYALTAVMFVLLFAKPATLMFDAWWNDPNSGHGLLLAPLSLYFAWKSGIVEGSKPQRVLGAAILIFAVLFRYAADLAAELFVMRGSMLMALAGLTVWYAGFRQLLHWWLPFTLTALSIPIPEVILNTVALPLQFMASKIGAGLLKWRDIPVMMNGNVIRIPGQELFVAEACSGLRSLTALLSLGVLLGAMFLQKWPTRLLLILVAIPIAIAINGFRIFLTGFLVLFVSPEMGEGFMHTSEGMMMFGAAFVITAGVAWLLGSVEAKVLRRYQSTV